A single window of Gaiellales bacterium DNA harbors:
- a CDS encoding CDP-alcohol phosphatidyltransferase family protein — MDEWGRMLRAAHRAPLVALAAQPVLLAALTATAGLGPAGWGVGLACGVGGGVLFARALRRHGTVRLGPAGWLTLARATLAAGVAALAAETLAGAGSTTALVALAAVALALDYVDGRVARRTGTVSELGGRLDGEVDAFLIAALAVDVAPKVGAWVLAIGAARYAFLAAGWTVEWMRAPLPRRDWRKRVTAAQGLTLTAAAASVVPVAAIRVALAAALLLLAESFGRDVWWLWRHRDAPGPAAAPADRPSTPAVLAGGSGGGRTRARIQTALTVLAFLAVWLVLVAPNQPSRLSPEAFIRLPIEGVVVVALAVALPVRARRALAAVVGPLLGLLVFVKLLDIGFFMAFDRPFNPTDDWRYTRIGIETLHESVGRTTGNVALAGVVALLALGLALPTLAVFRVTGAAAGHRRTSLRAVGVLALAWVVCWTSGLHLLAGEPIASTSAAELAVREVRAVKLGLEDRARFAAQIRRDRYRGAPGARLLTALRGKDVLLVFVESYGKVAVEGSSFSPGVDAVLDAGTSQLRAAGFSSRSGWLTSPTFGGISWLAHSTMEAGVWVNTQGRYDQLVASRRVTLSDAFGRAGWRTVGDVPSDNRHWPEGTGFYHYDRVYDRRDVGYRGPTYAYASMPDQYVYLALQRLELARRDRPPVFAEVDLVSSHEPWTQIPPLIPWSEVGDGSVFYRLPVDMTGNGDTKAAYGRSIQYTLSTLFSFVRHYGRRNLVMVVLGDHQPAAIVSGEGASHQVPISVIAHDPSVIARISGWGWVDGMRPDSKAPVWPMSAFRDRFLTAFGPRPGSP; from the coding sequence ATGGATGAGTGGGGACGCATGCTGCGGGCGGCTCACCGCGCTCCGCTGGTCGCGCTCGCCGCGCAGCCGGTGCTGCTCGCCGCCCTGACCGCGACGGCCGGCCTCGGCCCCGCCGGTTGGGGCGTCGGCCTCGCATGCGGGGTGGGCGGCGGCGTGCTGTTCGCCCGCGCGCTGCGTCGCCACGGCACGGTGCGGCTCGGCCCGGCGGGGTGGCTCACCCTCGCCCGCGCCACGCTCGCCGCCGGCGTGGCGGCGCTTGCGGCCGAGACGCTCGCCGGAGCGGGCTCGACGACCGCGCTGGTGGCTCTGGCAGCCGTCGCGCTGGCGCTCGACTACGTCGACGGGCGCGTCGCGCGGCGCACGGGGACGGTGTCGGAGCTGGGCGGCCGGCTGGACGGCGAGGTCGACGCCTTCCTGATTGCCGCGCTGGCGGTCGACGTCGCGCCGAAGGTGGGAGCGTGGGTGCTCGCGATCGGGGCGGCGCGGTATGCGTTCCTCGCCGCAGGGTGGACGGTCGAATGGATGCGAGCGCCGCTGCCGCGGCGAGACTGGCGAAAGCGCGTCACCGCCGCGCAGGGCCTCACCCTGACGGCGGCCGCGGCCAGCGTCGTGCCGGTGGCCGCGATTCGCGTCGCCCTTGCCGCCGCGCTGCTGCTCCTGGCCGAGTCGTTCGGCCGCGACGTCTGGTGGCTCTGGCGCCACCGCGATGCGCCGGGCCCCGCCGCTGCTCCCGCCGACCGTCCGTCGACGCCCGCCGTGCTCGCTGGCGGCTCGGGCGGCGGACGCACGCGGGCGCGCATCCAGACCGCCCTCACCGTCCTGGCATTCCTGGCCGTGTGGCTCGTCCTCGTCGCGCCGAACCAGCCGAGCAGGCTGTCGCCCGAGGCGTTCATCCGCCTTCCCATCGAGGGCGTCGTCGTCGTGGCCCTGGCCGTGGCCCTTCCGGTCAGGGCACGGCGCGCGCTGGCCGCCGTCGTGGGGCCGCTGCTCGGCCTGCTCGTATTCGTGAAGCTGCTCGACATCGGCTTCTTCATGGCGTTCGACCGGCCGTTCAATCCGACCGACGACTGGCGGTACACGCGCATCGGCATCGAGACGCTGCACGAGTCGGTCGGCCGCACGACGGGCAACGTGGCGCTGGCCGGCGTCGTGGCGCTGCTCGCGCTGGGCCTTGCGCTGCCGACGCTCGCCGTGTTCCGCGTGACCGGCGCCGCTGCGGGCCACCGCCGGACGTCGCTGCGCGCGGTCGGGGTGCTGGCCCTCGCATGGGTGGTCTGCTGGACGTCGGGACTGCACCTGCTTGCCGGCGAGCCGATCGCGTCCACCAGTGCCGCCGAGCTGGCCGTCCGCGAGGTGCGCGCAGTCAAGCTGGGCCTGGAGGATCGGGCTCGCTTTGCGGCGCAGATCCGCCGCGACCGGTATCGCGGCGCTCCGGGTGCCCGGCTGCTGACCGCGCTGCGCGGCAAGGACGTCCTGCTCGTCTTCGTCGAGAGCTACGGCAAGGTCGCGGTGGAGGGATCGTCCTTCTCCCCCGGGGTGGACGCCGTGCTCGACGCGGGAACGAGTCAGCTGCGGGCCGCCGGCTTCTCGTCCAGGAGCGGCTGGCTGACGTCGCCCACGTTCGGCGGGATCAGCTGGCTGGCCCACTCCACCATGGAGGCCGGGGTCTGGGTCAACACGCAGGGGCGCTACGACCAGCTCGTCGCCAGCCGTCGGGTGACCCTGAGCGACGCCTTCGGGCGAGCCGGTTGGCGCACCGTCGGCGACGTGCCGTCCGACAACCGCCACTGGCCCGAGGGCACGGGCTTCTACCACTACGACAGGGTCTACGATCGCCGCGACGTCGGCTACCGGGGCCCGACCTATGCATACGCCTCGATGCCGGATCAGTACGTGTACCTCGCCCTGCAGCGCCTCGAGCTCGCCCGCCGCGATCGCCCGCCCGTGTTCGCCGAGGTCGACCTGGTATCCAGCCACGAGCCGTGGACGCAGATCCCGCCGCTGATCCCCTGGAGTGAGGTGGGCGACGGCTCGGTCTTCTACCGGCTCCCGGTCGACATGACGGGGAACGGCGACACCAAGGCGGCGTACGGCAGGTCGATCCAGTACACGCTGAGCACGCTCTTCTCCTTCGTCCGGCACTACGGCCGCCGGAACCTCGTGATGGTCGTGCTCGGAGACCACCAGCCGGCGGCCATCGTCAGCGGCGAGGGCGCGAGCCACCAGGTGCCGATCTCGGTGATCGCGCACGATCCGTCCGTCATAGCGCGCATCTCCGGCTGGGGGTGGGTGGACGGCATGCGACCCGATTCGAAGGCGCCGGTGTGGCCGATGAGCGCGTTTCGCGACCGCTTCCTGACGGCGTTCGGGCCGCGCCCCGGGTCGCCGTAG
- a CDS encoding 6-carboxytetrahydropterin synthase has translation MFSVTVRDHMMIAHSLRGAAFGPAQRLHGATYVIDATFRRAELDADGVVVDIGRASDALRAVLADLDYRNLDDEPELAALNTTTEQLARVIADRLAERIRAGDLGETAQTLDALVVTLHESHVAWAGYERAL, from the coding sequence ATGTTCAGCGTCACCGTGCGCGATCACATGATGATCGCCCACAGCCTCCGCGGGGCGGCGTTCGGGCCGGCCCAGCGCCTCCACGGCGCCACGTACGTGATCGACGCGACGTTCCGCCGGGCAGAGCTCGACGCCGACGGGGTGGTGGTCGACATCGGCCGCGCGTCCGACGCGCTACGCGCGGTGCTCGCCGATCTGGACTACCGGAACCTCGACGACGAACCGGAGTTGGCGGCCCTCAATACGACGACCGAACAACTCGCGCGGGTGATCGCCGACCGGCTCGCCGAACGCATTCGAGCCGGGGATCTCGGGGAGACCGCACAGACCCTCGACGCGCTGGTCGTAACGCTGCACGAGTCGCACGTCGCCTGGGCCGGCTACGAGCGAGCGCTGTGA
- a CDS encoding class I SAM-dependent methyltransferase — protein sequence MKQDERHGFVEALRRARERAYPAGEYVEQEGFMRAGEIRDLAERAGVAPGVSVLDVCCGVAGPGRFITRALGCSYLGVDSSASAIDIARARAHGLDCRFEVARVPPLPPGPFDVVLLLETMLAFPDKRTLVREIGRTLAVGGRFAFTLEAGAPLGDGERNAMPDADTVWLTPLEEVRELLGDAGLTVCWEDDHTDQHRAVAEALHDAFADDAPAIASRVGRRALDDLLRAHHLWSAWLETGRVRKIAVVAEKGVPAAASECGQPETAGSQAKRRYATTNPATPHADTTARSSAATCEPPTDGSSAYRRASARCSSGNREAMVASESGSCVVGTSTLEISSSGSRIRDATGCAAAALRTAVDTANPMLAKLAAPIATASTAAGRPALGMVAL from the coding sequence GTGAAGCAGGACGAGCGCCACGGCTTCGTGGAGGCGCTGCGGCGCGCCCGCGAGCGCGCGTACCCGGCGGGCGAGTACGTGGAGCAGGAGGGCTTCATGCGCGCCGGCGAGATCCGCGATCTCGCGGAGCGGGCCGGCGTCGCGCCGGGCGTCTCGGTGCTGGACGTCTGCTGCGGCGTGGCGGGACCCGGACGCTTCATCACGCGCGCGCTCGGCTGCAGCTACCTGGGAGTCGACTCCAGCGCGAGCGCGATCGACATCGCGCGCGCCCGCGCACACGGGCTGGACTGCCGCTTCGAGGTGGCACGGGTGCCGCCGCTTCCGCCGGGCCCGTTCGACGTCGTTCTGCTGCTCGAGACGATGCTCGCCTTCCCGGACAAGCGGACGCTGGTCAGGGAGATCGGACGCACGCTGGCAGTGGGCGGACGGTTCGCCTTCACGCTCGAGGCCGGCGCGCCGCTCGGCGACGGGGAGCGCAACGCGATGCCAGACGCCGACACGGTGTGGCTGACGCCGCTGGAGGAGGTACGGGAACTGCTCGGCGACGCCGGCCTGACCGTGTGCTGGGAGGACGATCACACCGACCAGCATCGCGCCGTGGCGGAGGCGCTCCACGACGCGTTCGCCGATGACGCGCCGGCGATCGCGTCGCGCGTCGGCCGCCGCGCGCTCGACGATCTGCTCCGCGCGCACCACCTGTGGAGCGCATGGCTCGAGACGGGACGCGTGCGGAAGATCGCCGTCGTGGCGGAGAAGGGGGTTCCGGCAGCGGCTTCGGAATGCGGTCAGCCAGAGACCGCGGGCAGCCAGGCGAAGCGGCGGTACGCCACCACGAACCCCGCCACACCCCACGCCGACACGACGGCGAGGTCTTCGGCGGCGACGTGCGAGCCGCCCACCGACGGATCGAGCGCGTACCGGAGGGCGTCGGCAAGATGTTCGAGCGGGAACAGGGAAGCAATGGTCGCCAGCGAGTCGGGCAGCTGCGTCGTCGGAACCAGCACGCTCGAGATCAGCAGCAGCGGCAGCAGGATCAGGGACGCGACCGGCTGCGCGGCGGCGGCGTTGCGGACGGCCGTCGATACCGCGAACCCGATGCTCGCGAAGCTGGCCGCACCGATCGCCACGGCGAGCACCGCCGCCGGGAGGCCGGCGCTGGGGATGGTCGCGTTGTAG
- a CDS encoding ABC transporter ATP-binding protein, which translates to MTVSAAISVRGLEMAYGAVRAVQGIDLEVQRGEIFAFLGPNGAGKTTTLEILEGYRRPTAGSVAVLGQDPWNADGGWRARIGVVLQESEPDPGLTVSEAVALYAGYHARPLGVSETLQLVGLEGERDMLATTLSGGQRRRLDVGLALVGRPEVVFLDEPTTGFDPAARRAAWAMIEGLRATGTTVFLTTHAMDEAAHLADRIAVLAGGRVIAEGTPATIGGRDTAASIVSFVADLPALPERFRDRAQLVGGKVQFESTSPLADLAELAANGVAVSDLEVRPPSLEDVYLSLTRGPVGVS; encoded by the coding sequence ATGACTGTCAGTGCCGCCATATCGGTGCGGGGCCTCGAGATGGCCTACGGCGCCGTTCGGGCTGTCCAGGGGATCGACCTGGAGGTGCAGCGCGGCGAGATCTTCGCGTTCCTCGGCCCAAACGGAGCGGGGAAGACGACCACCCTCGAGATCCTCGAGGGCTACCGACGCCCCACGGCCGGCAGCGTCGCCGTGCTGGGTCAGGACCCGTGGAACGCGGACGGAGGGTGGCGTGCGCGGATCGGGGTCGTGCTTCAGGAGTCGGAGCCCGATCCCGGCCTGACGGTGTCGGAGGCCGTTGCGCTGTACGCCGGATACCACGCCCGGCCGCTCGGCGTATCGGAAACGCTGCAGCTCGTGGGGCTCGAGGGCGAGCGGGACATGCTCGCAACCACGCTGTCGGGCGGCCAGCGTCGCAGGCTGGACGTCGGGCTGGCGCTGGTCGGCCGGCCGGAGGTGGTGTTCCTCGACGAGCCGACGACCGGCTTCGACCCGGCTGCACGGCGGGCAGCCTGGGCGATGATCGAGGGGCTGCGAGCGACCGGAACGACGGTCTTCCTGACGACGCATGCGATGGACGAGGCGGCCCATCTCGCCGACCGGATCGCGGTGCTCGCCGGCGGCCGCGTGATCGCAGAGGGAACCCCGGCCACGATCGGGGGTCGCGATACGGCTGCCAGCATCGTGTCCTTCGTCGCCGACCTGCCGGCGCTGCCGGAACGATTTCGCGATCGAGCCCAGCTCGTCGGCGGAAAGGTGCAGTTCGAAAGCACCAGCCCGCTTGCAGACCTCGCGGAGCTTGCCGCCAACGGCGTCGCCGTCTCCGATCTCGAGGTGCGGCCGCCGTCGCTCGAGGACGTCTACCTCTCGCTCACCCGCGGCCCGGTCGGCGTCTCGTGA
- a CDS encoding lysylphosphatidylglycerol synthase domain-containing protein translates to MMWRWARPASAAAVLVIVVWRLGGGPFLDGLRAVDAGALAAATLIGAVTTVCCAWRWTVVARALDIHISLPAAVAAYYRSLFLNLTLPGGVVGDIHRGVTHGREAKNMGRALRAVAWERGIGQAVQLALTVLVLLALPSPARSSMPVVVAGVAVAALGILLVRRRRPGHVRRVIAGDLRAGVLARRSLAPMAIASSAVVLGHATTFAIAARTAGASAPASRVLPLALLAMLAMVVPSLGGWGPREGAAAWVFGSAGLGAGLGVSTAVAYGVMVLVASLPGGLLLAGAWLRRGSSRRRPMPAAECRVAVATHQHGARRV, encoded by the coding sequence ATGATGTGGAGGTGGGCGCGGCCGGCGAGCGCCGCCGCGGTGCTCGTCATCGTGGTCTGGCGCCTCGGCGGCGGACCCTTCCTCGACGGCCTTCGGGCCGTGGACGCCGGCGCGTTGGCCGCCGCGACGCTGATCGGGGCCGTCACCACGGTCTGCTGCGCCTGGCGGTGGACGGTCGTCGCCCGCGCGCTCGACATCCACATCTCGCTCCCCGCCGCGGTCGCAGCGTACTACCGGTCGCTGTTCCTCAACTTGACGCTGCCCGGTGGAGTGGTGGGCGACATTCACCGCGGCGTCACGCACGGCCGCGAGGCGAAGAACATGGGCCGGGCGCTGAGGGCCGTCGCATGGGAGCGCGGGATCGGCCAGGCCGTCCAGCTCGCGCTCACCGTGCTGGTCCTGCTCGCACTGCCGTCTCCTGCGCGCTCGTCCATGCCGGTGGTGGTGGCCGGCGTCGCCGTCGCGGCCCTCGGCATCCTGCTCGTGCGCCGGAGGCGGCCTGGGCACGTCCGTCGCGTCATCGCGGGCGACCTGCGGGCCGGGGTGCTGGCCCGCAGGTCGCTGGCGCCGATGGCGATCGCCTCGTCGGCCGTCGTCCTCGGACACGCGACGACGTTCGCGATCGCGGCGCGAACGGCGGGCGCCAGCGCGCCGGCCTCGCGCGTGCTGCCGCTGGCCCTGCTCGCCATGCTGGCGATGGTCGTGCCCAGCCTCGGCGGCTGGGGCCCGCGGGAAGGAGCGGCGGCCTGGGTCTTCGGGTCGGCGGGCCTGGGGGCGGGGCTGGGCGTCTCCACCGCCGTCGCATACGGTGTCATGGTGCTGGTTGCGAGCCTTCCGGGCGGCCTGCTCCTCGCCGGCGCATGGCTCCGCCGTGGTTCCTCACGCCGCCGGCCGATGCCCGCCGCCGAATGCCGGGTCGCGGTGGCGACTCACCAGCACGGGGCGAGGCGTGTCTGA
- a CDS encoding GFA family protein, whose translation MSETLTGTCLCGGVEYEVRDPQSLGYCHCTRCQHWTGSSLAGVVVAKENFQFTKGQDLVKTYESHLAPRNFCSDCGSSLYDDLGAVYFVAAGLMPDLDMRPSFHQQVAYKAAWHEIGDDAPQYAEMPT comes from the coding sequence ATGTCTGAGACGCTCACGGGAACGTGCCTCTGCGGCGGTGTCGAGTACGAGGTCCGCGACCCGCAGTCGCTGGGGTACTGCCACTGCACGCGCTGTCAGCACTGGACGGGATCGAGCCTGGCCGGCGTCGTGGTCGCGAAGGAGAACTTCCAGTTCACCAAGGGCCAGGACCTTGTGAAGACCTACGAGAGCCACCTCGCGCCTCGCAACTTCTGCAGCGACTGCGGCTCGAGCCTGTACGACGATCTCGGAGCGGTGTACTTCGTGGCCGCGGGGCTGATGCCTGACCTCGACATGCGCCCGAGCTTCCACCAGCAGGTGGCATACAAGGCCGCGTGGCACGAGATCGGCGACGACGCGCCGCAGTACGCCGAAATGCCGACCTGA
- a CDS encoding glycosyltransferase family 4 protein, with the protein MTPLHAVVPDGIDDPARPSGGNLYDSRVIRGLESLGRPVHVHAVPGSWPRTDTVSLAALAAVLGAIPDADIVLVDGLVASPAPHVVLPESRRLRLVVLVHMPLGQGAADADTAGGEGAVLSAAARIVTTSHWARSVLLDLHGLPAERVHVAEPGVDAAEIAPGTATGGALLCVAAVIPGKGHDVLVDALAGIAEIGWECVCAGTVDRDPGFAESLRRRMSAAGLAGRIRFEGAVPRAELHRMYAAADVLVLASRGETYGMVVTEALARGLPVVATDVGGIPEALGRAADGTRPGLLVPPDDARALAAQLRAWLTDDDLRRGLRRAAARRRSTLPGWSTTTSLIAGALEGAAR; encoded by the coding sequence GTGACGCCACTCCACGCCGTCGTCCCGGACGGCATCGACGATCCGGCCCGGCCGAGTGGCGGCAACCTCTACGACAGCCGCGTGATCCGCGGGCTGGAGTCCCTGGGCCGGCCGGTGCACGTCCATGCGGTGCCCGGCTCATGGCCACGGACGGACACGGTTTCGCTGGCGGCGCTCGCCGCGGTGCTCGGCGCGATCCCCGACGCGGACATCGTCCTGGTGGACGGGCTGGTCGCCTCGCCGGCGCCGCACGTCGTGCTGCCGGAGTCGAGGCGCTTGCGCCTGGTCGTGCTCGTCCACATGCCGCTTGGCCAGGGAGCGGCGGATGCCGACACGGCGGGCGGGGAGGGCGCCGTGCTGTCCGCCGCCGCCCGCATCGTGACGACGAGCCACTGGGCGCGAAGCGTGCTGCTCGACCTCCACGGCCTGCCCGCCGAGCGGGTGCACGTCGCGGAGCCCGGAGTCGATGCCGCAGAGATCGCACCCGGGACGGCGACCGGCGGTGCGCTGCTCTGCGTCGCGGCCGTGATCCCCGGCAAGGGCCACGACGTGCTGGTCGACGCGCTCGCCGGCATCGCAGAGATCGGGTGGGAGTGCGTGTGCGCCGGCACCGTCGACCGCGATCCCGGGTTCGCGGAATCGCTCCGCCGCCGCATGTCCGCCGCCGGACTCGCCGGCCGCATCCGCTTCGAGGGAGCGGTGCCGCGGGCCGAGCTCCACCGGATGTACGCGGCCGCAGACGTGCTCGTGCTCGCGTCCCGCGGCGAGACGTACGGCATGGTCGTCACCGAGGCGCTCGCCCGGGGCCTGCCGGTGGTGGCCACCGACGTCGGCGGCATACCAGAGGCGCTCGGCCGGGCGGCGGACGGGACGCGGCCCGGGCTGCTCGTGCCACCGGACGACGCGCGCGCGCTGGCCGCGCAGCTGCGGGCGTGGCTCACGGATGACGACCTGCGCCGCGGGCTGCGGCGGGCCGCCGCACGACGGCGCTCCACCCTCCCGGGATGGTCGACCACCACGTCTCTGATCGCCGGTGCGCTCGAAGGAGCGGCGCGGTGA
- a CDS encoding dihydrofolate reductase family protein yields MSDRPYTVLSCSMSIDGYIGGPASRLLLSNDADFDRVDAVRASCDAILVGAATVRIDDPRLLVRSQARRHARTVGGQPPSPTKVTVTRRVALDAAASFFTTGDAEKLVYCPSPRVAEARTRLGSVATVVDGGHPVAMTAVSDDLAARGVARLMVEGGGEVHTQFLAEDLADELQLVVAPVFVGDSDAPRFVQDGCFPWNPGRRATLADVRQIGDVVLLRYALSDRYQPA; encoded by the coding sequence GTGTCTGACCGCCCGTACACCGTGCTCAGCTGCAGCATGTCGATCGACGGCTACATCGGCGGCCCGGCGTCGCGGCTGCTCCTGTCCAACGACGCTGATTTCGACCGCGTCGACGCCGTCCGCGCCAGCTGCGATGCCATCCTCGTGGGCGCCGCCACAGTACGGATCGACGACCCGCGGCTGCTCGTCCGCTCGCAGGCGCGCCGCCATGCGCGGACGGTGGGCGGACAGCCGCCGTCACCGACGAAGGTGACGGTGACCCGGCGCGTGGCACTGGACGCCGCCGCGAGCTTCTTCACGACGGGCGACGCGGAGAAGCTCGTCTACTGCCCGAGCCCACGGGTGGCCGAGGCGCGCACGCGACTCGGATCGGTCGCCACCGTGGTCGACGGCGGACATCCGGTCGCGATGACGGCCGTCAGCGACGACCTCGCGGCGCGCGGCGTGGCGCGGCTGATGGTCGAGGGCGGCGGTGAGGTGCACACGCAGTTCCTCGCCGAGGACTTGGCCGACGAGCTGCAGCTGGTCGTGGCGCCGGTGTTCGTCGGCGACTCCGACGCACCCAGGTTCGTGCAGGACGGTTGCTTCCCCTGGAACCCGGGCCGGCGGGCAACGCTCGCCGACGTGCGGCAGATCGGCGACGTCGTGCTGCTGCGCTATGCCCTCTCGGACCGCTACCAGCCCGCCTGA
- a CDS encoding class I SAM-dependent methyltransferase, giving the protein MTVEAIRVAPEWLRLREGADAAARSTDLVSALLRHAADTGPWIVHDLACGTGAMTRWLAPHLPGPQRWVIHDRDEHLLGVAAGAVPQVSADGGRVDVEPRRSDITRLEPNDVARATLITASAVLDLLTAAELAAVVDLCAAAGCPVLLTLSVTGDVGLTPGHPLDARVACAFDAHQRRVTPGGRLLGPDAPATAAARFRRGGADVLVRPSPWRLGGADASLTEAWFTGWADAACEHEPELAAEIEGYVRDRLHQVRTGQLAATVGHADLLVLP; this is encoded by the coding sequence GTGACCGTCGAGGCGATCCGTGTGGCGCCCGAATGGCTGAGGCTTCGCGAGGGCGCCGACGCGGCCGCACGGTCCACGGATCTCGTCAGCGCGCTTCTGCGACACGCCGCAGACACGGGCCCGTGGATCGTCCACGACCTCGCCTGCGGGACGGGCGCCATGACGCGGTGGCTTGCGCCGCACCTGCCGGGGCCGCAGCGGTGGGTGATCCACGACCGTGACGAGCATCTCCTGGGCGTGGCGGCCGGGGCGGTGCCGCAGGTGTCCGCGGACGGGGGTCGCGTCGACGTCGAGCCGCGGCGGTCGGACATCACCCGGCTGGAGCCAAACGACGTTGCCCGCGCCACGCTGATCACCGCATCGGCAGTGCTCGACCTGCTGACCGCGGCGGAGCTGGCGGCCGTCGTCGACCTGTGCGCCGCGGCGGGATGCCCGGTGCTGCTCACGCTGTCTGTCACCGGGGACGTCGGGTTGACGCCCGGCCACCCGCTCGACGCCCGGGTCGCGTGCGCGTTCGACGCCCATCAGCGCCGCGTGACGCCGGGCGGCCGCCTGCTCGGCCCCGATGCGCCGGCAACCGCCGCCGCGCGGTTTCGCCGGGGTGGCGCCGACGTGCTCGTCCGCCCCAGCCCGTGGCGGCTGGGCGGGGCCGATGCGTCCCTGACGGAGGCGTGGTTCACGGGCTGGGCAGATGCCGCCTGCGAGCACGAGCCCGAGCTGGCGGCAGAGATCGAGGGGTATGTCCGTGACCGCCTCCACCAGGTGCGGACCGGACAGCTCGCAGCGACCGTGGGTCATGCCGACCTGCTCGTGCTTCCGTGA